Below is a genomic region from Sulfitobacter guttiformis.
ATTGGGCCTTTCGCACATTTCACTCAATCGGCGCAATGGTTTATGCGAAAAGCATCACAAACTGACCTTCGTCGTAAGAACCAGATCTGATGCTCGGGATTCATTACCGTTTTTTTTGAGTGAAAAACGGTCCGCTAATGGCCCGAGGTGGCCAGCTTACTTTGATATGCGCGACGTAGATCGGATGCATTGACCGGAATAAATAACTGCGCATATTCAAGATCTAGAAAAACGATTGTTCGAGAAATTTCAGGTCTCGCAATGGAGCATTCGGCTTTTATCGGCAAGGTGGCGGTGGGGACTTTGCGGTAGTCGACGAGGGGCTGTCATGAGACAGCGACCCTCTTTCTCAGTAGGTCAAAGTTTCATCCCGCCTAACTCGGCTACGCCAACAAAGCTCCGGTTCCAGGTTGGGCTAATTAATACCTCGTTGATGCATACATGCGGCGGGGCCTCGGCAATGTAGCGCACCATTGCTCCCAAATCTTCAGCTTGCAGCATCTTTGCAAGGTCTTCCGGCGAAGGCGGCTTTGGGCGCGATTGCATTATTGGTGTGGCAACTTCTCCTGGCATCAAAGCTGTGCATCGGATGCCGTTCACGCCCTCATCTTGATTGATCGAATGGCTAAGCGCCACAACCGCATGTTTTGAGGCGCTATATGCCGGACCGGTCAGGCGCGAGGGATGGCGCCCTGCCCACGACGAAGTCAAAATCAGCGTACCCTCACCCTTTGCACGCATCTGCGGCAGGACGGCCAGAATACCGTTCATGACGCCATTCAGGTTGATATTTACGACCTTGGCAAAGTCCACAGGTGTAATTTGTGCCACAGAACGATTTGGAACGTTGATCCCCGCATTCGCGAAGAATACATCGATGCCGCCAAGGCGCGCAATGAGGTCGTCGGCAACCGCCTGCGTGGCCGTTGAATCGACCACATCGAGCTGTGCAGCTTCGGCATTGCCGCCGGCAGCCACAACTTCGGCTACGACACGCTCCAACTCTTCCAGTCGACGACCCGAGAGTACAACATGCGCTCCGCCCGCCGCGAGGGCTTTGGCTGAGGCTTCCCCGATGCCACCACCAGCGCCGGTAACCCAAGCAATTTTTCCGCTCAACGATCCCATGTCATCCTCCCAAGATGCCTATTACACTGAAGGCAGTAAGCTCATAGAACTTTGATATTGTCCATCAAAGCGCTCCCGCTCACGCATGCGGTGATTGCGGCTGTGCCATGCTCGAAAAGTCGCTGAACGGTACACAAGTTTTGCGATTTAATAAAAGGGGTACATCGTGCCTGCCAGCGACCTAGCTGAAAATCTTTCACATGGCGAAAGTCCATGCCTTTGCACTTAAGTTTCAGGTTCGACCGGAGTCGCTAACCTGAACTGGCCCTGCTTTTGAGGGTAGGTTTGCTGCTGGCTTTATATGCATCTGGTGCATGTTCATGCCGCTTTTCGTGTCTCCGCGTCTTCAAACTATGCGATGTCTGGCGTACGCTTATCGAGAGCGGTTCGAGCTCTGGGAAAAAGAAGGCGCATTGTGCAATGCCTTCGGAACGCATGAAAAATAACGGAAAATTGCAACCCGCGCAGATAAAATACAGCATTGCACAGCCTAACTGTGGTAAAATCCTTACAGGGAAAGACAAGCAAGAAGACGGCGGCGTAACGCCAACGATTTAACACCAAACACCGCGAACAGAGCTGGAGGACAGCTTTGATTCAGGTCAAAAGCGGCCCTTCGCCGACGCGCTCGCCTCTGGTACCATACTGGCTTGGATGACCACGCAGCTGGGCACACTGCCGGAGCAGATCGTATCACGCTTCTTGTAAGACGCCGGCTTTAACAATTCATGATGTTCGAATCTGCCCCGTTCCAAAAACTAGTTCGCACTGTCGGGCGTTCTCCTCCGAGTGCTCAATGGTTTACGATAAGTGCGGGAGCGCGAT
It encodes:
- a CDS encoding SDR family oxidoreductase, yielding MGSLSGKIAWVTGAGGGIGEASAKALAAGGAHVVLSGRRLEELERVVAEVVAAGGNAEAAQLDVVDSTATQAVADDLIARLGGIDVFFANAGINVPNRSVAQITPVDFAKVVNINLNGVMNGILAVLPQMRAKGEGTLILTSSWAGRHPSRLTGPAYSASKHAVVALSHSINQDEGVNGIRCTALMPGEVATPIMQSRPKPPSPEDLAKMLQAEDLGAMVRYIAEAPPHVCINEVLISPTWNRSFVGVAELGGMKL